A stretch of the Alnus glutinosa chromosome 6, dhAlnGlut1.1, whole genome shotgun sequence genome encodes the following:
- the LOC133871032 gene encoding probable protein phosphatase 2C 10, translating to MDSLCCFKSSYSQLVGGRSSSSSGKGRSYEGLMKYGFSLVKGKANHPMEDYHVAKFMQIQGHELGLFAIYDGHLGDSVPSYLQKHLMSNILKEEEFWVDPNRSIIKAYEKTDQAILSHSSDLGRGGSTAVTAILINGQKLWIANVGDSRAVLSRGGQAIQMTIDHEPNTERGFIENKGGFVSNMPGDVPRVNGQLAVSRAFGDKSLKSHLRSDPDIQDTIIDINTDLLILASDGLWKVIANQEAVDIARRIKDPQKAAKQLIAEALKRDSKDDISCIVVRFRG from the exons ATGGATAGCTTATGTTGTTTCAAATCTTCCTACTCTCAG CTTGTAGGAGGACGTTCCTCATCTAGCTCTGGTAAAGGTAGAAGCTATGAGGGGTTAATGAAGTATGGTTTCAGCCTAGTAAAAGGGAAAGCTAATCATCCAATGGAGGATTATCATGTTGCTAAGTTTATGCAGATTCAGGGACATGAGTTAGGGCTGTTCGCTATTTATGATGGCCATTTGGGAGATAGTGTTCCTTCCTACCTACAGAAACATTTGATGTCCAATATCCTAAAGGAG GAAGAATTTTGGGTTGACCCCAACAGGTCCATCATAAAAGCCTATGAGAAGACAGACCAGGCAATTCTCTCACACAGCTCTGACTTGGGGCGGGGTGGATCCACAGCTGTAACTGCTATTTTGATAAACGGCCAAAAATTATGGATAGCCAATGTCGGAGATTCGCGAGCAGTTCTCTCAAGAGGGGGCCAGGCAATACAGATGACTATAGATCATGAGCCCAACACCGAACGAGGCTTCATTGAGAACAAAGGCGGTTTTGTCTCAAACATGCCAG GAGATGTCCCTAGAGTCAATGGGCAGCTGGCTGTTTCTCGAGCTTTTGGGGATAAGAGCCTCAAATCACATTTGCGATCTGACCCGGACATACAAGACACTATTATAGATATCAACACTGATCTTCTAATCCTTGCTAGTGATGGTCTTTGGAAG GTAATAGCCAATCAAGAAGCAGTTGATATTGCAAGGAGGATCAAAGACCCACAGAAAGCAGCTAAGCAATTAATAGCTGAGGCGTTGAAAAGGGACAGTAAAGATGATATTTCTTGCATTGTTGTTCGATTTAGGGGATAA
- the LOC133871017 gene encoding 14-3-3 protein 7 — MEKEREQQVYLARLAEQAERYDEMVEAMKTVAKLDVELTVEERNLVSVGYKNVIGARRASWRILSSIEQKEEARGNELNAKRIKEYRQRVEDELAKICNDILSVIDKHLLPSSSTGESTVFYYKMKGDYYRYLAEFKGTDDRKEAADQSLKAYEAATSTASSDLPPTHPIRLGLALNFSVFYYEILNSPERACHLAKQAFDEAIAELDSLNEESYKDSTLIMQLLRDNLTLWTSDLPDEGGEQSKTDETQAES; from the exons atggagaaggagagagagcaACAGGTTTACTTGGCGAGACTTGCAGAGCAAGCCGAGAGATACGATG AGATGGTTGAAGCGATGAAAACAGTTGCTAAATTGGACGTGGAGTTGACAGTGGAGGAGAGGAACCTGGTGTCTGTTGGGTATAAGAATGTTATTGGGGCAAGAAGGGCATCATGGCGGATATTGTCTTCCATTGAACAGAAGGAGGAGGCCAGAGGGAACGAACTGAATGCGAAGAGGATAAAGGAGTACAGGCAGAGGGTTGAAGATGAGCTTGCAAAGATCTGCAATGACATATTATCAGTCATTGATAAGCACCTCCTTCCATCTTCCTCAACAGGGGAATCAACTGTTTTTTACTATAAGAT GAAAGGAGATTACTATCGATATTTAGCTGAGTTTAAAGGGACTGATGATCGTAAGGAAGCTGCAGATCAGTCACTGAAGGCCTATGAG GCTGCTACAAGTACTGCTTCTTCTGATTTGCCTCCAACTCATCCCATCAGACTTGGCTTGGCTCTgaacttttctgttttttactACGAGATTTTGAACTCCCCTGAGAG GGCCTGCCACCTGGCTAAGCAAGCTTTTGATGAGGCTATTGCTGAACTTGACAGTCTCAATGAAGAATCCTACAAGGATAGTACCCTTATTATGCAGCTACTTAGGGATAATCTCACGTTGTGGACTTCAGATCTGCCAGATGAGGGAG GTGAGCAATCGAAAACTGATGAAACTCAAGCGGAG AGTTAG
- the LOC133871016 gene encoding uncharacterized protein LOC133871016 — MTKCFSFTEYKNWCHRSAFTKWGLQSTVTDLKDGTVMHCWVPKARRESKPNLLLIHGLGANALWQWVDVLRHVIPFFNVYVPDLVFFGDSVTTRPERTESFQAQCVMRVMEAHSVRRLSLVGLSYGGFVGYSIAWQYKEMVEKVVICCAGVCMEEKDLRGGVFKVSNLEEAAKILVPQTPEKLRELTGYTFFRPPPVGLLPSCLLADFIDAMCTDYVEEKRDLIRAIPKDRKLSDLHKIPQPTLIIWGEHDQVFPLELAYRLKRHLGDNAHLVVIKNAGHAFNVEKPKDFCKHLTSFLVDLPAAAASINPAPKASKPQLT, encoded by the exons ATGACCAAGTGTTTCAGCTTCACGGAGTATAAGAACTGGTGCCATCGATCCGCTTTCACGAAATGGGGACTCCAATCCACCGTGACGGACCTCAAAGACGGCACCGTCATGCACTGCTGGGTCCCCAAGGCCCGCAGAGAGAGCAAGCCCAACCTTCTCCTCATCCACGGCCTCGGAGCCAACGCATTATGGCAGTGGGTCGATGTCCTCCGCCACGTCATCCCCTTCTTCAACGTCTACGTCCCCGACCTCGTCTTCTTCGGGGACTCGGTCACGACTCGGCCGGAACGAACCGAGTCGTTCCAAGCCCAGTGCGTGATGCGGGTCATGGAGGCCCACTCGGTGCGGAGGCTGAGCCTAGTGGGCCTCAGCTACGGCGGGTTCGTCGGGTACAGCATAGCGTGGCAGTATAAGGAGATGGTGGAGAAAGTGGTTATATGCTGCGCCGGGGTGTGCATGGAGGAGAAGGACCTGAGGGGAGGAGTTTTTAAGGTCTCCAACTTGGAGGAGGCGGCCAAGATTTTGGTGCCGCAGACCCCCGAAAAGCTTAGGGAGTTGACTGGCTACACGTTTTTCAGGCCTCCTCCAGTGGGATTGCTGCCCTCTTGCTTGCTCGCCGATTTCATTGAC GCAATGTGCACGGACTATGTAGAGGAGAAGAGAGACTTGATCCGAGCTATTCCAAAAGATCGAAAACTTTCAGACCTTCACAAAATTCCGCAG CCCACGTTGATAATATGGGGAGAGCATGATCAAGTATTCCCATTGGAACTGGCTTACAGATTAAAAAG GCACTTGGGGGATAATGCTCACCTGGTAGTCATCAAGAATGCAGGACACGCCTTTAATGTCGAGAAACCCAAGGATTTCTGCAAGCACTTGACATCCTTTCTGGTAGATTTACCGGCGGCAGCAGCCTCCATTAACCCCGCCCCCAAAGCATCAAAGCCCCAACTGACTTAA